The following are encoded in a window of Halorarum salinum genomic DNA:
- a CDS encoding nucleotide sugar dehydrogenase, giving the protein MSESLTSEALRPAVESATVCVVGLGYVGLPLSLGFDEEGLDVVGFDVDRDKVETLASGEDVTGDHGDEAVESSGIEFTANPAHVSQADYVVVTVPTPVDDTKNPNLDFVEAAGRTIGEYVSEGTTVVLESTVYPGVTREVLGETIEETSGLEMGEGFNLGYSPERLSPGVEGRGLRDVVKIVSGDTEATLAEVAALYELVVDAGVYRAPSIETAEAAKVIENVQRDVNIALVNELAIVCDHLGLESEEVLDAAGSKWNFHDYRPGLVGGHCIPVDPLYLAHGSQRAGYSPDLILTGREVNEYMPKHAAELALRALNDSGRVLKDSRLLVLGLAYKPNVGDIRTSEVDGVVRELATYGVDVAGHDPHADDDAMAESFGIEIQPERRFEGFDGIVVATAHDEFDDLDLDAVAAELNDEPVLVDVAGQFDGDAAAKHGFHYECL; this is encoded by the coding sequence ATGTCTGAGAGCCTCACGTCCGAGGCCCTGCGACCCGCCGTCGAGTCCGCGACCGTCTGTGTCGTCGGACTCGGCTACGTCGGCCTCCCCCTGAGCCTCGGGTTCGACGAGGAGGGGCTGGACGTCGTCGGCTTCGACGTCGACCGCGACAAGGTGGAGACGCTCGCGTCGGGCGAGGACGTCACCGGCGACCACGGCGACGAGGCGGTCGAGTCGAGCGGGATCGAGTTCACGGCCAACCCGGCCCACGTCTCCCAGGCCGACTACGTCGTCGTCACCGTGCCGACCCCGGTCGACGACACCAAGAACCCGAACCTGGACTTCGTCGAGGCGGCGGGGCGGACGATCGGCGAGTACGTGTCCGAGGGCACGACGGTCGTGCTCGAGTCGACCGTCTACCCCGGCGTGACCCGCGAGGTGCTCGGGGAGACGATCGAGGAGACGTCCGGGCTGGAGATGGGCGAGGGGTTCAACCTCGGCTACTCCCCCGAGCGGCTCTCGCCGGGCGTGGAGGGTCGCGGCCTGCGCGACGTCGTGAAGATCGTCAGCGGCGACACCGAGGCGACGCTCGCCGAGGTGGCGGCGCTGTACGAACTCGTCGTCGACGCCGGCGTCTACCGCGCCCCCTCGATCGAGACGGCCGAGGCCGCGAAGGTGATCGAGAACGTCCAGCGCGACGTCAACATCGCGCTGGTGAACGAACTCGCCATCGTCTGTGACCACCTCGGGCTGGAGAGCGAGGAGGTGCTCGACGCGGCCGGGTCGAAGTGGAACTTCCACGACTACCGGCCCGGGCTGGTCGGCGGCCACTGCATCCCCGTCGACCCGCTCTACCTCGCGCACGGCTCCCAGCGGGCCGGCTACTCGCCGGACCTCATCCTGACGGGCCGCGAGGTCAACGAGTACATGCCCAAACACGCCGCGGAGCTGGCGCTTCGTGCGCTCAACGACAGCGGCCGGGTGCTGAAGGACAGCCGGCTGCTCGTCCTCGGGCTCGCATACAAGCCGAACGTCGGCGACATCAGGACCTCCGAGGTCGACGGCGTCGTCCGGGAGCTCGCCACCTACGGCGTCGACGTCGCCGGCCACGATCCGCACGCGGACGACGACGCGATGGCCGAGTCGTTCGGCATCGAGATCCAGCCGGAGCGGCGCTTCGAGGGGTTCGACGGGATCGTGGTCGCGACCGCCCACGACGAGTTCGACGACCTCGACCTCGACGCCGTCGCCGCGGAACTGAACGACGAGCCGGTGCTCGTGGACGTCGCCGGGCAGTTCGACGGCGACGCGGCCGCGAAACACGGGTTCCACTATGAGTGTCTCTGA
- a CDS encoding DUF354 domain-containing protein: MDVLVSVQHPAHVHFYRHAIAELRERGHDVHVFAVDKDVTVDLLEAHGVDHTVLAERSPGGSVPRAQATYEYRLWRAARRIEPDVATGIGGVAASHVATLVGARGVVFTDTEHATLSNRLAFPFADRICTPTCYRDRIGPKQYAYPGYHELAYLHPDRFTPDPDALADLDVDPDDTFVVFRLVRWDAMHNAGGDGFEDAAGGVEGLRNAIERLEATGADVLITSEKSLPPALEEYRATVATHRMHDLLAHADLFLGESGTMTAESAVLGTPSIYVHENDTGLTDDLAEYGLVYPFHGPDRHEAGLEKAVAVLEGREDADWGARRERLLADRRDTTDVIVERLLHEGTR; this comes from the coding sequence CTGGACGTGCTCGTCAGCGTCCAGCACCCCGCTCATGTCCACTTCTACAGGCACGCGATCGCGGAACTCCGCGAGCGCGGCCACGACGTCCACGTCTTCGCCGTGGACAAGGACGTCACGGTCGACCTGCTGGAGGCCCACGGCGTGGACCACACCGTCCTCGCCGAGCGATCGCCCGGCGGGTCGGTCCCCCGCGCGCAGGCGACCTACGAGTACCGGCTCTGGCGGGCCGCCCGCCGGATCGAGCCGGACGTGGCGACGGGGATCGGCGGCGTCGCCGCCTCGCACGTCGCGACGCTCGTCGGCGCCCGGGGCGTCGTCTTCACCGACACCGAGCACGCGACGCTCTCCAATCGGCTGGCGTTCCCGTTCGCCGACCGCATCTGCACGCCGACCTGCTACCGGGACCGGATCGGCCCGAAGCAGTACGCCTACCCCGGCTACCACGAACTCGCGTACCTCCACCCGGATCGGTTCACGCCCGACCCCGACGCGCTGGCCGACCTCGACGTGGACCCCGACGACACGTTCGTCGTCTTCCGGCTGGTGCGCTGGGACGCGATGCACAACGCCGGCGGCGACGGCTTCGAGGACGCGGCCGGCGGGGTCGAGGGGCTCCGGAACGCGATCGAGCGCCTGGAGGCGACCGGCGCGGACGTGCTCATCACCTCCGAGAAGTCGCTCCCGCCCGCGCTGGAGGAGTACCGCGCGACGGTCGCGACCCACCGGATGCACGACCTGCTGGCCCACGCGGACCTCTTCCTCGGCGAGAGCGGGACGATGACCGCCGAGAGCGCGGTGCTCGGGACGCCGTCCATCTACGTCCACGAGAACGACACCGGGCTGACCGACGACCTGGCGGAGTACGGGCTGGTGTACCCCTTCCACGGGCCGGACCGGCACGAGGCCGGCCTCGAGAAGGCGGTCGCCGTTCTCGAGGGGCGCGAGGACGCCGACTGGGGGGCTCGCCGCGAGCGCCTCCTCGCGGACCGCCGGGACACGACCGACGTGATCGTCGAGCGGCTGCTCCACGAGGGGACGAGGTGA
- a CDS encoding glycosyltransferase produces the protein MRVLQLVTTESPFFEKQVEALERQGVSCTTVSLPRRTGDGRSVRAYGDLYRRLLSEVAGGFDVVHANYGLVGPLALAQPRRPVVLTLWGSEIMGAAGWLDAVSAWTARRSDAVIAPSAAVSERLDCEHHVVPFGVDTDLFRPIPRDDARELLGWDRDADVVLFPYPPSRTIKNHPLAEAVVDRLPTDAELKTMDGVPYGKVPLYMNASDAVLVTSRRESGPMVVKEAAACEVPVVSTDVGFVADVLDGVEGSSVCSSREELVDGLAAALESDGPANGRAGPDVPDVLGLDRMGERLVDVYRSAAGRRGVTDVRA, from the coding sequence ATGCGCGTCCTCCAGCTCGTGACGACGGAGTCGCCGTTCTTCGAGAAGCAGGTCGAGGCGCTCGAACGGCAGGGCGTCTCCTGTACCACCGTCTCGCTCCCGCGCCGGACGGGCGACGGCCGCTCCGTCCGGGCGTACGGCGACCTCTACCGGCGCCTGCTCTCCGAGGTGGCGGGCGGGTTCGACGTCGTCCACGCCAACTACGGGCTCGTCGGGCCGCTCGCGCTGGCACAGCCGCGCCGGCCCGTCGTCCTCACCCTCTGGGGGTCGGAGATCATGGGCGCGGCCGGCTGGCTCGACGCCGTGAGCGCGTGGACGGCCCGCCGGAGCGACGCGGTCATCGCCCCCTCGGCCGCCGTCTCGGAACGGCTCGACTGCGAGCACCACGTCGTCCCCTTCGGCGTCGACACCGACCTGTTCCGCCCGATCCCGCGGGACGACGCGCGCGAACTGCTCGGCTGGGACCGGGACGCGGACGTCGTCCTCTTCCCGTACCCGCCCTCCCGGACGATCAAGAACCACCCGCTCGCGGAGGCGGTCGTGGACCGGCTCCCGACCGACGCCGAGTTGAAGACGATGGACGGGGTCCCGTACGGGAAGGTCCCGCTGTACATGAACGCCAGCGACGCAGTGCTCGTGACCTCCCGCCGCGAGAGCGGGCCGATGGTCGTCAAGGAGGCGGCCGCCTGCGAGGTCCCCGTCGTGTCGACGGACGTCGGGTTCGTCGCCGACGTGCTCGACGGCGTCGAGGGCTCGTCGGTCTGCTCGTCGCGCGAGGAACTGGTCGACGGGCTGGCCGCCGCCCTCGAGTCCGACGGGCCCGCGAACGGCCGCGCCGGACCCGACGTGCCGGACGTGCTGGGGCTCGACCGGATGGGGGAGCGCCTCGTGGACGTCTACCGGAGCGCCGCCGGCCGACGGGGGGTGACCGATGTTCGAGCGTGA
- a CDS encoding DUF7344 domain-containing protein → MTIAASTTTNHDLDVVESEDRDEGRLTEDQIFHVLQNQRRRWVLKYLEGREGKVRMGDIAEQVSAWEHDTTVQALTSKERQRVYIPLYQNHLPKLDEEGIIDYNQSRGIVERTPRADQLDAYLDPFEGDSGEETASFPWELPYLGVAGAGAAIVVGKSLGLPLLAMLSGSLVGVLILLLFTVTTVIHVASERMLDQ, encoded by the coding sequence ATGACCATCGCTGCAAGCACGACGACCAACCACGACCTGGACGTCGTGGAGTCAGAAGACCGGGACGAGGGGAGGCTCACGGAGGACCAGATCTTTCACGTGCTCCAGAACCAGCGGCGACGGTGGGTTCTGAAGTACCTCGAGGGGCGCGAGGGGAAGGTCCGGATGGGGGACATCGCGGAGCAGGTGTCCGCGTGGGAGCACGACACGACCGTGCAGGCGCTCACGTCCAAGGAGCGCCAGCGCGTGTACATCCCGCTCTACCAGAACCACCTGCCCAAGCTCGACGAGGAGGGCATCATCGACTACAACCAGAGCCGGGGGATCGTCGAGCGGACGCCGCGGGCCGACCAGCTCGACGCGTACCTCGACCCCTTCGAGGGCGACTCCGGGGAGGAGACGGCGTCGTTCCCGTGGGAGCTCCCCTACCTCGGCGTCGCCGGCGCGGGGGCGGCGATCGTCGTGGGGAAGAGCCTCGGCCTCCCGCTGTTGGCGATGCTGTCGGGCTCGCTCGTCGGCGTGCTCATCCTCCTGCTGTTCACCGTTACGACGGTGATCCACGTCGCGAGCGAGCGCATGCTCGACCAGTAA
- a CDS encoding DsbA family protein: MPSDSSRRRLLRLTGAAATLSLAGCASVTEQFADGGGPSGGDGTDVPTEAASGSETTADDVSTPDDGSPDDSGGDSWSTESVTIDDPDVSLSNVPLPDENTRYARMGEADADAVATVFGNWKCPYTQEFVLNQLPQVVDDFVRSGDLQVEFRALAYLSGEPFLGADAPRSARAGLAVWDVDRESYWSYFAYVFTNQPQERYEWGQPSLLRRFAEESGVNQPGQIGDVADSDAFSNTVRETTGAADDAGISTVPRIVTDDRVTAPTVDFEETLSQLEQATGL; encoded by the coding sequence ATGCCGAGTGACTCCTCACGCAGGCGACTGCTCAGGCTCACGGGCGCGGCGGCCACCCTGTCTCTGGCGGGGTGTGCGAGCGTCACCGAACAGTTCGCGGACGGCGGCGGGCCGTCCGGCGGGGACGGGACGGACGTCCCCACGGAAGCCGCGTCGGGTTCCGAAACGACGGCCGACGACGTGTCGACGCCGGATGACGGGTCGCCCGACGACTCGGGAGGGGACTCGTGGTCCACCGAGTCGGTCACCATCGACGATCCCGACGTCTCGCTGTCGAACGTTCCCCTGCCGGACGAGAACACACGATACGCGCGCATGGGCGAGGCCGACGCCGACGCGGTCGCGACCGTGTTCGGCAACTGGAAGTGTCCGTACACCCAGGAGTTCGTCCTGAACCAGCTCCCTCAGGTCGTCGACGACTTCGTCAGGTCCGGGGACCTCCAGGTCGAGTTTCGGGCGCTGGCGTACCTGAGCGGGGAACCGTTCCTCGGGGCCGACGCCCCCCGCTCCGCGCGGGCCGGGCTGGCGGTCTGGGACGTCGACCGCGAGTCGTACTGGTCGTACTTCGCGTACGTCTTCACCAACCAGCCGCAGGAGCGGTACGAGTGGGGACAGCCGTCGCTGCTCCGTCGGTTCGCCGAGGAGAGCGGGGTGAACCAGCCCGGTCAGATCGGGGACGTGGCCGACTCGGACGCCTTCTCCAACACGGTTCGGGAGACGACCGGGGCCGCCGACGACGCGGGAATCAGCACCGTTCCCCGCATCGTGACCGACGACCGCGTCACGGCCCCCACGGTCGACTTCGAGGAGACCCTCTCACAGCTGGAGCAGGCTACCGGACTCTGA
- the glmS gene encoding glutamine--fructose-6-phosphate transaminase (isomerizing) — MCGIIARIGADDAFPRVLTGLENLEYRGYDSAGVALQNGSGLSVFKCSGKVEDLKDRVDGAKLGGNIGIGHTRWSTHGPPSDSNAHPHTNEDGDVAVVHNGIIENHQILRERLENRGVRFESDTDTEVIPHLIDAHYDENTDPRDAFVATLRDLEGSYAVAAVFDDEDAVFAARRGSPLVLGLGESQYFLASDVPAFLEYTDRVVYFEDGDVVTVRPNGAQVTTMDGEHVEREIETVDWDPEETGKGGYEHYMLKEIESQPTSLTNTIKGRVSPESGSVDLDALTPETISEFREVQFVACGTSYHAALYGSTLLNEAGVRARAYRASEYQMGSDPVTDETLVVAVTQSGETADTLGAMRRASRGGATVLAVTNVMGSSAARAADETVYIHAGPEIGVAATKTFSSQTVTLGLLAHRLSEHMGGEDRGEPLDLALDALADLPDDLGRMLDGSDAERITNRYLGSDAYFFIGRGLGYPVAKESALKFKEITYEHAEGFASGELKHGPLALVTPRTPVFAVFTGEHDEKTLKNAKEAQTRGADVVAVAEEGHPAVDATDAHLPIPDTAPQWAGLLANVQLQLVSYHAANELGRSIDKPRNLAKSVTVE; from the coding sequence ATGTGCGGAATCATCGCCCGGATCGGCGCCGACGACGCCTTCCCCCGGGTGCTCACGGGGCTGGAGAACCTCGAGTACCGGGGCTACGACTCCGCCGGGGTCGCGCTCCAGAACGGGTCGGGGCTGTCCGTGTTCAAGTGCTCCGGCAAGGTCGAGGACCTGAAGGACCGCGTCGACGGCGCCAAGCTCGGCGGGAACATCGGCATCGGCCACACCCGCTGGAGCACCCACGGGCCCCCGTCCGATTCGAACGCGCACCCGCACACGAACGAGGACGGTGACGTCGCCGTCGTCCACAACGGGATCATCGAGAACCACCAGATCCTCCGCGAACGCCTCGAAAACCGTGGCGTTCGGTTCGAGAGCGACACGGACACCGAGGTGATCCCCCACCTCATCGACGCCCACTACGACGAGAACACCGACCCGCGGGACGCCTTCGTCGCCACCCTCCGCGACCTGGAGGGGAGCTACGCCGTCGCCGCGGTGTTCGACGACGAGGACGCGGTGTTCGCCGCCCGGCGCGGGTCGCCGCTCGTGCTCGGCCTCGGCGAGAGCCAGTACTTCCTCGCGAGCGACGTGCCCGCGTTCCTGGAGTACACCGACAGGGTCGTCTACTTCGAGGACGGCGACGTCGTCACCGTCCGGCCGAACGGGGCGCAGGTCACGACGATGGACGGCGAACACGTCGAACGCGAGATCGAGACGGTCGACTGGGACCCCGAGGAGACGGGGAAGGGCGGCTACGAACACTACATGCTGAAGGAGATCGAGTCACAGCCGACCTCGCTCACGAACACGATCAAGGGCCGGGTGTCGCCCGAGAGCGGGAGCGTCGACCTCGACGCCCTCACGCCGGAGACGATCTCGGAGTTCCGTGAGGTGCAGTTCGTCGCCTGCGGCACGTCCTACCACGCGGCGCTGTACGGGTCCACGCTGTTGAACGAGGCCGGCGTCCGGGCGCGCGCCTACCGTGCGAGCGAGTACCAGATGGGGTCGGACCCGGTGACCGACGAGACGCTCGTCGTCGCCGTGACCCAGAGCGGCGAGACCGCCGACACACTGGGCGCCATGCGCCGTGCGTCCCGGGGCGGCGCCACGGTGCTGGCCGTGACGAACGTAATGGGCTCCTCGGCGGCCCGCGCGGCCGACGAGACGGTGTACATCCACGCCGGCCCGGAGATCGGCGTGGCCGCGACCAAGACGTTCTCCTCACAGACGGTCACGCTGGGGCTGCTCGCCCACCGCCTCTCCGAGCACATGGGCGGGGAGGACCGCGGAGAGCCCCTCGACCTCGCGCTCGACGCGCTCGCCGACCTCCCGGACGACCTCGGACGGATGCTCGACGGCTCCGACGCCGAGCGGATCACGAACCGCTATCTCGGGAGCGACGCGTACTTCTTCATCGGCCGGGGGCTCGGCTACCCGGTGGCGAAGGAGTCCGCGCTCAAGTTCAAGGAGATCACCTACGAGCACGCCGAGGGGTTCGCGTCCGGGGAGCTGAAACACGGGCCGCTCGCCCTGGTGACCCCCAGGACGCCGGTGTTCGCCGTGTTCACCGGCGAGCACGACGAGAAGACCCTCAAGAACGCGAAGGAGGCCCAGACCCGCGGGGCCGACGTCGTCGCCGTCGCGGAGGAGGGCCACCCCGCCGTCGACGCGACCGACGCGCACCTTCCCATCCCCGACACGGCCCCGCAGTGGGCCGGGCTGCTGGCGAACGTACAGCTCCAGCTGGTGTCGTACCACGCCGCGAACGAACTCGGCCGATCGATCGACAAACCGCGGAACCTCGCGAAGAGCGTCACGGTCGAATGA
- a CDS encoding asparagine synthase-related protein, translating to MKKELFGVFGDRSEFCRHRSETEFDRVLEGDVATVGIRDVGLGIPGRSTAYAGEEGTCVLWGEIYTPKDAGIDPAEWLLRRYGEVGTDALSELNGSYLAFLDRDGEAFVATDQARTWECYFTDAPGSRVFGTDAAAVADTIQSPETADRPLLEFLYLGIVLGNRTTLERLHRVPFDGCLHSDSTAELERFVYEPTEFDYVGELAERLERALARRARHPGRKGLLLSGGYDSRTILAGMPTLDATFTVGSSSDAETAVARKVSEQYGVPHHLLSVDDRYLNRGDDAIRYGNGIKESIHIHHAAYDTQIDVDTIYHGLLWDTFFRGHFLPTDRVNVLGYELPWNRLDPDPNVAETLVGEKFGFIPTERDLVPDADFAGDGEALVKDAIDEQLEGQSNRYDSVYNAIDLVGIGNQPTMPFRYHLADNYLESFIVADRELIDWHLKTPPEHRNSRTLLEAIRRIDGDVLEHRPPDRPFDSIQLNSVQNFLRKKLPFVSGFTGSWPDRSRHYDRNHYDQRLFPNRPELHDLPPRLKLRINDITAWLEETADGNAILSADYVRPPA from the coding sequence ATGAAGAAGGAACTGTTCGGCGTCTTCGGGGATCGCTCCGAGTTCTGCCGGCACAGGTCGGAGACGGAGTTCGACCGCGTCCTCGAGGGCGACGTGGCGACCGTGGGGATCCGGGACGTCGGTCTCGGCATCCCCGGTCGATCCACCGCCTACGCCGGCGAGGAGGGGACCTGCGTCCTCTGGGGGGAGATCTACACCCCGAAGGACGCGGGAATCGACCCCGCCGAGTGGCTTCTCCGCCGGTACGGGGAGGTCGGGACTGACGCGCTGTCCGAGCTCAACGGCTCGTACCTCGCGTTCCTCGACCGCGACGGCGAGGCGTTCGTCGCCACCGACCAGGCCCGGACCTGGGAGTGTTACTTCACGGACGCGCCGGGGAGCCGCGTCTTCGGGACCGACGCCGCGGCGGTGGCCGACACGATCCAGTCGCCGGAGACGGCCGACCGGCCGCTGCTCGAGTTCCTCTACCTGGGGATCGTCCTCGGAAACCGGACCACGCTCGAGCGCCTCCACCGGGTACCCTTCGACGGCTGCCTCCACTCCGACTCCACGGCGGAGCTCGAACGGTTCGTGTACGAGCCGACGGAGTTCGACTACGTGGGGGAGCTGGCCGAGCGGCTCGAACGGGCGCTCGCCCGCCGGGCCAGACACCCCGGCCGAAAGGGGCTCCTGCTCAGCGGCGGCTACGACTCCCGGACCATCCTGGCGGGGATGCCGACGCTCGACGCCACGTTCACCGTCGGCTCCTCGAGCGACGCGGAGACGGCGGTCGCGAGGAAGGTGTCCGAACAGTACGGCGTCCCCCACCACCTGCTGAGCGTCGACGACCGCTACCTCAACCGGGGGGACGACGCCATCAGGTACGGCAACGGCATCAAGGAGTCCATCCACATCCACCACGCGGCCTACGACACCCAGATCGACGTGGACACCATCTACCACGGCCTGCTCTGGGACACGTTCTTCCGCGGGCACTTCCTGCCCACGGACCGCGTGAACGTGCTGGGGTACGAACTGCCGTGGAACCGGCTCGACCCCGACCCGAACGTCGCCGAGACGCTCGTCGGGGAGAAGTTCGGGTTCATCCCGACCGAGCGTGACCTCGTCCCCGACGCCGACTTCGCCGGCGACGGCGAGGCGCTGGTGAAGGACGCCATCGACGAACAGCTGGAGGGGCAGTCGAACCGGTACGACTCCGTCTACAACGCCATCGACCTCGTGGGGATCGGGAACCAGCCGACGATGCCGTTCCGCTACCACCTCGCGGACAACTACCTCGAGTCGTTCATCGTGGCCGACCGGGAGCTCATCGACTGGCACCTCAAGACGCCGCCGGAGCACCGGAACTCCCGGACGCTGCTCGAGGCGATCAGGCGGATCGACGGGGACGTCCTCGAGCACCGCCCGCCGGACCGGCCGTTCGACTCGATACAGCTGAACTCGGTGCAGAACTTCCTCCGGAAGAAGCTCCCGTTCGTCTCCGGGTTCACAGGCTCCTGGCCCGACCGGTCGCGCCACTACGACCGGAACCACTACGATCAGCGACTGTTCCCCAACCGCCCGGAGCTCCACGACCTTCCCCCGCGGTTGAAGCTCAGGATCAACGACATCACGGCGTGGCTGGAGGAGACGGCCGACGGGAACGCCATCCTCTCGGCCGACTACGTCCGTCCGCCGGCGTAA
- a CDS encoding oligosaccharide flippase family protein codes for MNRSITSGFLSFVSTKVVLLLLGIASSPVLTRLLGDDYGDYAFLMSVFAIFMIFVSSGVTDGVRKFLAEERDDAKWASHVVGFYFRIAALLAALGALVLAGAARFGLVSPFVAGARFETYFYVLAVLVVASQFREYTRRTLMGFGMESHSEPLRILGKALFLACALTLAYLDYGVVGVLVGHIVASSTVALVGFFLVGRQVSLLSVFTVPSYEFPRREMLTFNGLSILLILLLTSLFHVDVMMLRTMAGQEQTKFYKIALTLAEFLWFVPISIQMVLMHSTSNLWANENKERVSSISTRVTRYTLLFTALLAIGLAVLSSAAIPIIYPDEYMASRTPLLLLLPGALGFAIARPLLAIGQGKGDLGVLILATGAAAGLNVVLNFVLIREFGMNGAAVATSISYGSMFFLHTWAARRLGYDPLTDARLLRTLVTILLSVGPIYYVSTAIGNDVLSLVVVPPTGLLIYLPVALLTGALGGAELFDLLEAFPDPIGGWATDARIRLDWLRSEAGLVDTVQGALLVLGSVLFVGGLVLAAGGIGLPGLPSDDGGVGLPDLPSDGGSAATPTPGPEGTPPTESPATPGDDSTDGPSSTPTDDPTDTPTGTSDPPDDPPPDPTDTPTATDEPSDPDPPDTPTETDEPSGPDPTETPTDAPTETPTDAPGSTETPTTTPTESPTASPTESPTETPTSTATPTDSSTPTSTETSTETATPAETATPTPTGESTNGTATSDSTETTSSETMSTSDPLLRVDLPVLSDLVDVLSF; via the coding sequence ATGAACCGAAGCATCACGAGCGGCTTCCTCTCGTTCGTCAGCACGAAGGTGGTGTTGCTCCTGCTCGGCATCGCCTCCTCGCCGGTGCTGACGCGCCTGCTCGGCGACGACTACGGCGACTACGCGTTCCTCATGTCGGTGTTCGCCATCTTCATGATATTCGTCAGCTCCGGGGTCACCGACGGCGTCAGGAAGTTCCTCGCCGAGGAGCGCGACGACGCGAAGTGGGCCTCGCACGTCGTCGGGTTCTACTTCCGGATCGCCGCCCTGCTCGCGGCGCTGGGGGCGCTCGTCCTCGCCGGCGCCGCCAGGTTCGGGCTCGTCTCCCCGTTCGTGGCGGGCGCGCGGTTCGAGACGTACTTCTACGTGCTGGCGGTGCTGGTCGTCGCCTCCCAGTTCCGGGAGTACACCCGGCGGACGCTGATGGGGTTCGGGATGGAGTCGCACTCCGAGCCGCTCCGCATCCTGGGGAAGGCGCTGTTCCTCGCGTGCGCGCTGACGCTCGCGTACCTCGACTACGGCGTCGTCGGCGTGCTCGTCGGCCACATCGTCGCGAGTTCGACCGTCGCGCTCGTCGGGTTCTTCCTCGTGGGCCGGCAGGTGTCGCTGCTGTCGGTGTTCACCGTCCCCTCCTACGAGTTCCCGCGACGGGAGATGCTGACGTTCAACGGGCTCAGCATCCTGCTCATCCTGCTGCTCACCTCGCTGTTCCACGTCGACGTCATGATGCTCCGTACGATGGCCGGCCAGGAGCAGACCAAGTTCTACAAGATCGCGCTCACGCTCGCGGAGTTCCTCTGGTTCGTCCCCATCTCGATACAGATGGTGCTGATGCACTCGACCTCGAACCTCTGGGCGAACGAGAACAAGGAGCGCGTGAGTTCCATCTCGACGCGAGTGACGCGGTACACGCTGCTGTTCACCGCGCTGCTGGCCATCGGGCTTGCAGTGCTCTCCTCGGCGGCGATCCCGATTATCTACCCGGACGAGTACATGGCGAGTCGGACGCCGCTGCTCCTGCTGTTGCCCGGCGCGCTCGGGTTCGCGATCGCGCGCCCGCTGCTCGCGATCGGGCAGGGGAAGGGCGACCTCGGGGTGCTCATCCTCGCGACGGGCGCCGCCGCCGGGCTGAACGTCGTGCTCAACTTCGTGCTCATCCGGGAGTTCGGGATGAACGGCGCCGCGGTCGCGACGAGCATCAGTTACGGCTCGATGTTCTTCCTCCACACCTGGGCCGCGCGCCGCCTCGGGTACGACCCGCTCACGGACGCCCGCCTCCTGCGGACGCTGGTCACCATCCTGCTGTCGGTCGGCCCCATCTACTACGTCTCCACGGCCATCGGGAACGACGTCCTCTCGCTCGTCGTCGTTCCGCCGACGGGGCTCCTGATCTACCTCCCGGTCGCGCTGCTGACCGGGGCCCTCGGCGGCGCCGAACTGTTCGACCTCCTCGAGGCGTTCCCCGACCCGATCGGCGGGTGGGCGACCGACGCCCGGATCCGGCTCGACTGGCTGCGGTCCGAGGCCGGACTCGTCGACACCGTCCAGGGGGCGCTGCTCGTCCTCGGTTCGGTGCTCTTCGTCGGCGGACTCGTCCTGGCGGCCGGCGGCATCGGGCTTCCGGGTCTCCCGTCCGACGACGGCGGCGTCGGGCTCCCCGACCTCCCGTCGGACGGCGGGAGCGCCGCGACGCCGACGCCCGGGCCGGAGGGGACGCCGCCGACGGAGTCGCCCGCGACGCCGGGGGACGACTCGACGGACGGTCCGTCGTCGACCCCGACCGACGACCCGACGGACACGCCGACCGGGACGTCCGATCCCCCGGACGACCCGCCGCCGGACCCGACGGACACGCCGACGGCGACGGACGAACCGTCCGATCCCGACCCGCCGGACACCCCCACGGAGACGGACGAACCGTCCGGCCCCGACCCGACGGAGACGCCCACGGACGCTCCGACGGAGACGCCCACGGACGCTCCCGGTTCGACCGAGACGCCGACGACCACTCCCACGGAGTCGCCGACGGCCTCCCCGACCGAGTCGCCGACGGAGACGCCGACGTCGACGGCCACTCCCACGGACTCGTCGACGCCCACCTCGACGGAGACGTCCACCGAAACGGCGACGCCCGCCGAAACGGCGACTCCCACCCCGACCGGGGAGTCGACCAACGGGACGGCCACGTCGGATTCGACCGAGACGACGTCGTCGGAAACCATGTCCACGTCGGACCCGTTACTGCGCGTCGACCTCCCCGTGCTCTCCGACCTGGTCGACGTCCTCTCGTTCTGA